In a single window of the Terriglobus roseus genome:
- a CDS encoding phage baseplate assembly protein V, translated as MAKYYGKYRGTVLVNVDPMQMGRLMVQVAAVGGLLPSTWAMPCFPFAGIQSGMFVLPAVQSGVWVEFEGGDPDYPIWVGGFWGSSAEIPALALAAPPGLQQLVIQTTGQNTLVVSDVPGPTGGILLKTTTGAMIAVNDTGITISNGQGATIMMTGPAVTINGGALQVV; from the coding sequence TTGGCGAAGTATTACGGAAAATATCGTGGCACGGTGCTGGTCAACGTAGACCCCATGCAGATGGGACGGCTCATGGTACAGGTGGCCGCCGTGGGAGGGCTGTTGCCGTCAACCTGGGCGATGCCTTGCTTTCCCTTTGCAGGCATTCAAAGCGGCATGTTCGTGCTGCCGGCGGTGCAATCCGGTGTGTGGGTCGAGTTTGAAGGTGGGGACCCGGATTATCCGATCTGGGTTGGAGGCTTCTGGGGCAGCTCTGCCGAGATACCAGCGCTTGCACTTGCAGCGCCGCCGGGTTTGCAGCAACTGGTGATCCAGACCACAGGACAGAACACGCTGGTGGTGAGCGATGTTCCGGGACCGACCGGCGGCATCCTGCTGAAGACAACGACAGGCGCAATGATTGCGGTGAATGACACGGGAATCACCATCAGCAACGGACAGGGCGCCACCATCATGATGACGGGGCCGGCCGTGACCATCAACGGAGGCGCTCTGCAGGTTGTGTAA
- a CDS encoding GPW/gp25 family protein translates to MDLRFPYGFDSTGITAGTPRLAHIRQMIEQILLTAPGERVNRPNFGSGASRLVFEPNSAMMLATQNQLIQGALQQWLLDVVRVEAVSVDGNDSTVTITVQYSVMETGQPHTEQFQVGGGAV, encoded by the coding sequence ATGGATCTGCGTTTTCCTTACGGCTTCGACAGCACCGGCATCACGGCCGGGACGCCGCGTCTGGCGCACATCCGGCAGATGATTGAACAGATCCTGTTAACCGCGCCGGGAGAACGTGTGAACCGCCCGAACTTCGGGAGCGGTGCTTCACGGCTGGTCTTTGAGCCGAACAGCGCGATGATGCTGGCGACGCAGAACCAGTTGATTCAAGGGGCGCTGCAGCAATGGCTGCTGGATGTTGTGCGTGTTGAGGCCGTCTCAGTCGACGGTAATGATTCCACGGTGACCATCACCGTGCAGTATTCCGTGATGGAGACGGGCCAGCCCCATACAGAGCAATTCCAGGTGGGAGGAGGTGCCGTATGA
- a CDS encoding LysM peptidoglycan-binding domain-containing protein codes for MDSALASMIQSAAGTGAPTNPSSRYYGAATQEYVGPDGVAVRYLSRRILPQIAVYSSTRTYTVQQGDRLDNLAAKFLGDPLLFWMIADANAATDAEALTEEPGIAIRIPLASNLPPGSRNG; via the coding sequence ATGGATAGCGCACTCGCATCGATGATTCAATCCGCCGCCGGCACCGGCGCGCCAACGAACCCTTCCAGCCGGTACTACGGCGCCGCGACGCAGGAGTACGTGGGCCCCGACGGCGTTGCTGTTCGCTACCTCTCACGACGCATTCTCCCGCAGATCGCGGTGTACTCTTCGACGCGCACTTACACGGTGCAGCAGGGGGACCGGCTGGATAACCTGGCGGCAAAGTTTCTAGGCGATCCGTTGCTGTTCTGGATGATTGCCGACGCAAATGCCGCGACCGATGCAGAGGCCCTCACCGAGGAGCCGGGAATCGCTATCAGGATTCCGCTGGCCTCGAATCTTCCACCGGGGTCCCGCAATGGCTAA